Proteins encoded within one genomic window of Nasonia vitripennis strain AsymCx chromosome 2 unlocalized genomic scaffold, Nvit_psr_1.1 chr2_random0006, whole genome shotgun sequence:
- the LOC116416471 gene encoding uncharacterized protein LOC116416471: protein MNNRESVNEFCDRFDSIIRDFENCITKTPLTEEEIRSAFFQAVSIKFKEIRSANIIGLQATKSEMSLDDIKTLILQLESDRRKSDGQPSDDRQKIAAKQAIITDKCYRCNKVGHRAAFCPLKEYNLWYCFYCQAVAPHKGDNCPNKDNPKDGYRKPRRN, encoded by the exons ATGAACAATAGAGAATCAGTAAACGAATTTTGCGATCGTTTTGACTCTATTAtcagagattttgaaaattgtattaccaAAACACCTCTGACGGAGGAAGAGATAAGATCGGCCTTCTTTCAAGCTGttagtataaaatttaaagaaatcagATCGGCCAATATTATCGGACTTCAAGCAACCAAATCAGAGATGAGCCTTGATGACATAAAAACTTTGATACTACAGCTGGAATCAGACAGACGCAAATCAGACGGTCAGCCTTCAGACGACAGGCAAAAAATTGCAGCTAAACAGGCGATAATCACAGACAAGTGTTATCGCTGCAATAAGGTGGGACACAGAGCAGCCTTTTGTCCTCTTAAAGAGTACAATCTATGGTACTGCTTTTATTGCCAGGCTGTAGCTCCACACAAAGGGGATAATTGTCCAAATAAGGACAATCCCAAAGATGG ATACAGGAAACCAAGGAGAAACTAA